One window from the genome of Haloprofundus halobius encodes:
- a CDS encoding helix-turn-helix transcriptional regulator: protein MSVELTELSGFQRDLLTAAVSLDSRGERVAGADIKEIVEERLDGEVNHGRLYPNLDTLFQKDLIERGMVDRRTNSYQPTARGRQLVSERGDALATLCDCAGVHHVRPVEETDAGVRWASLAGFQRDLLVAIGFLSLGESDIIGLDVRDRLGEQMGVEITNARLYTNLDVLVEPGLVAKGSVDGRSNSYELTADAWRLIRHQQVVLEEATEVQLIADGGDEA from the coding sequence ATGAGTGTGGAGTTGACGGAACTGAGCGGATTCCAGCGAGATCTGCTGACGGCGGCGGTGTCGCTCGACAGTCGAGGCGAGCGGGTCGCGGGCGCGGACATCAAGGAGATCGTCGAGGAGCGCCTCGACGGAGAGGTCAACCACGGCCGTCTGTACCCGAACCTCGACACGCTGTTCCAGAAGGACCTCATCGAGCGCGGGATGGTCGACCGGCGAACGAACAGCTACCAGCCGACGGCGAGGGGTCGGCAACTCGTCAGCGAGCGCGGCGACGCGCTGGCGACACTCTGTGACTGCGCGGGCGTTCATCACGTCCGTCCGGTCGAGGAGACCGACGCTGGCGTTCGGTGGGCGTCGCTCGCGGGATTCCAGCGAGACTTGCTGGTCGCGATTGGTTTTCTCAGCCTCGGAGAGTCCGACATCATCGGACTCGACGTCAGAGACCGCCTCGGAGAGCAGATGGGCGTCGAGATTACCAACGCGCGACTGTACACGAACCTCGACGTGTTGGTCGAACCGGGGCTGGTCGCGAAGGGATCTGTCGACGGGCGCTCGAACTCCTACGAACTGACCGCCGACGCGTGGCGGCTCATCCGTCATCAGCAGGTGGTGCTTGAGGAGGCGACCGAGGTCCAACTCATCGCCGACGGCGGTGACGAAGCGTGA
- a CDS encoding tyrosine-type recombinase/integrase has translation MSDELIPLTPAEGVERFLAHRKPSVAKSTFHNNKTVLEHFLAWCREDEVDNLNDINGRLMADFVTWRREQVEPITLQKNLSAVREALGYWADIDAVQEGLRERVHAPEVPDGSEARDIKVSPEQAREIVSYLDRFQYASRDHVIIGMLWRTCMRLGALRSIDVDDLRPEKHAVYLRHRPQSETPLKNGQKSERWVWLGPTLSQIVEDYVEHHREDVKDDHGRKPLLSSRFGRLSETAIRNCCYRMTQPCVLEECPHGREPRTCEAVGEQSLPSKCPSSRSPHAFRRGAITDHLNRGVPPEVVSERADVGLDVLYKHYDARRPDQKMDVRVEEFLKSKFDDKSRQ, from the coding sequence GTGAGTGACGAACTGATTCCACTCACCCCGGCCGAGGGCGTCGAGCGCTTCCTGGCGCACCGGAAGCCTAGTGTGGCGAAGTCGACGTTCCACAACAACAAGACCGTCCTCGAGCACTTCCTCGCGTGGTGCCGTGAGGACGAGGTCGACAACCTGAATGACATCAACGGCCGTTTGATGGCCGATTTCGTCACGTGGCGACGAGAGCAGGTCGAGCCGATCACGCTACAGAAGAACCTCTCGGCGGTCCGCGAGGCGCTGGGGTACTGGGCCGACATCGATGCCGTCCAGGAGGGACTCCGCGAGCGCGTTCACGCGCCGGAGGTTCCCGACGGGTCGGAAGCTCGGGACATCAAGGTGTCTCCGGAGCAGGCGAGGGAGATCGTTTCGTACCTCGACCGGTTCCAGTACGCATCTCGCGACCACGTCATCATCGGGATGCTGTGGCGGACGTGTATGCGCCTCGGTGCGCTGCGGTCCATCGACGTCGACGATCTCCGGCCGGAGAAGCACGCGGTGTACCTTCGGCACCGACCTCAGTCTGAGACGCCGCTCAAGAATGGACAGAAGAGTGAGCGTTGGGTGTGGCTCGGTCCGACGCTCTCGCAGATCGTCGAGGACTACGTCGAGCATCACCGCGAGGACGTTAAAGACGACCACGGTCGGAAGCCGCTTCTGTCGAGCCGGTTCGGTCGGCTGAGCGAGACGGCGATTCGGAACTGCTGCTACCGGATGACGCAGCCGTGTGTTCTCGAGGAGTGTCCGCACGGGCGCGAGCCGCGGACGTGTGAGGCCGTCGGTGAGCAGAGTCTCCCGAGTAAGTGCCCGTCGTCGAGGTCGCCGCACGCGTTCCGCCGCGGAGCGATTACGGACCATCTGAATCGCGGTGTTCCACCGGAGGTCGTGAGCGAGCGTGCGGACGTCGGCCTCGATGTGCTGTACAAGCACTACGACGCGCGTCGGCCGGATCAGAAGATGGACGTTCGAGTTGAGGAGTTCTTGAAGAGTAAATTCGATGATAAATCTAGGCAATAA
- a CDS encoding creatininase family protein, translated as MTGTAETTGYRVAEMTWQELEDALAETRTLLLPVGSTEQHGHHLPLGVDVYMPEAIGERVAAASPALLAPPLWYGVSPHHTFKPGTFTVSTETFQRYVFDICESATEWGIEHILLLNGHYLAQDPELEIVVRRLRNELGIEAFHVPLVELFADVAVEIRTGDVSFHASEFETSIMLELFPELVDMDRATDVPPPDESLPLTDYDALGENKVGWALSAEDMEALTPTGNIGDPTVATRRKGAKLVESAVSDIRLLVDALETSE; from the coding sequence ATGACCGGGACGGCCGAGACGACGGGGTACCGCGTCGCGGAGATGACGTGGCAGGAACTCGAAGACGCGCTGGCCGAGACGAGGACGCTGTTGCTCCCGGTAGGGAGCACCGAACAGCACGGCCACCACTTGCCCTTGGGCGTGGACGTGTACATGCCCGAGGCGATCGGCGAGCGGGTCGCCGCGGCCAGTCCGGCTCTGCTTGCACCGCCGCTGTGGTACGGCGTGAGCCCCCACCACACGTTCAAGCCGGGGACGTTCACCGTCTCGACGGAGACGTTCCAGCGGTACGTCTTCGACATCTGCGAGTCCGCGACCGAGTGGGGAATCGAACACATCCTGCTGCTCAACGGCCACTACCTCGCACAGGACCCCGAACTCGAAATCGTCGTCCGGCGGTTGCGAAACGAACTCGGCATCGAAGCGTTCCACGTGCCACTGGTCGAACTGTTCGCCGACGTCGCCGTGGAGATCCGTACCGGGGACGTGTCGTTTCACGCGTCGGAGTTCGAGACGAGCATCATGCTCGAACTGTTCCCCGAGCTGGTGGACATGGACCGGGCGACAGACGTCCCGCCGCCCGACGAGTCGTTACCGCTGACCGACTACGACGCGCTCGGCGAGAACAAGGTCGGGTGGGCGCTGAGCGCCGAGGACATGGAAGCACTAACGCCGACCGGCAACATCGGCGATCCGACCGTCGCGACGCGACGGAAGGGCGCGAAACTGGTCGAGTCGGCGGTGTCCGACATCCGACTGCTCGTCGACGCGCTCGAAACGTCGGAGTGA
- a CDS encoding transporter, whose protein sequence is MRTSTIVLLVGIVLLFIPIPPFATIAGVLTILAALALRFLGGS, encoded by the coding sequence ATGCGAACCAGTACAATCGTGTTGCTCGTCGGTATCGTGTTGCTGTTCATCCCCATCCCGCCCTTTGCGACCATCGCGGGGGTTCTCACTATCCTCGCCGCACTGGCGCTGCGCTTCCTGGGCGGGAGTTAA
- a CDS encoding ABC transporter permease — protein sequence MKLDRRFPAILMARRNLDRNRLRSALAALGIVIGVLAIATLGIFGNVLQLSATNELGAIGNQVVVGPNQDAGVTSLSAREVETVEQLTAGRGTAVPLISDGAVVSNGRGQSFATLYGISTPTALFSASEGTIPDRHRQGALVGAELADRLDLRVGSIVDIEGNEYRVVAVLAPTEDISPVSPDNGVVLPPEEFVSDEYNQVVVRADSGEAASHIAASVRERLNAREERVTVFEFSTILDQIGEFFALLNAFLLGLAGISLVVAGVSIFNVMLMSTSERRGEIGVLRAVGVQRRDVLRMLVVEAALLGTVGGAIGATLSALVTAGLYYFTPVTLAVALDPSNGLYLVGAFVFGVVVSLVSGLYPAWRAANEPPVEALRG from the coding sequence ATGAAACTCGACCGGCGGTTCCCGGCGATACTGATGGCGCGGCGTAACCTCGACCGGAACCGCCTGCGGTCGGCGCTGGCGGCGCTCGGCATCGTCATCGGCGTGCTCGCCATCGCGACGCTCGGCATCTTCGGGAACGTGCTGCAGCTGTCGGCGACGAACGAACTCGGCGCGATAGGCAACCAGGTCGTCGTCGGACCGAACCAGGACGCGGGCGTCACCTCGCTTTCCGCCCGCGAGGTCGAGACAGTCGAGCAACTCACCGCCGGACGCGGGACGGCGGTGCCGCTCATCAGCGACGGCGCGGTCGTCTCGAACGGTCGCGGGCAGTCGTTCGCGACGCTGTACGGCATCTCGACGCCGACGGCGCTGTTCTCGGCGTCGGAGGGGACGATACCCGACCGACACCGACAGGGCGCTCTCGTCGGCGCGGAACTCGCTGACCGACTCGACCTGCGAGTCGGCAGCATCGTCGACATCGAAGGCAACGAGTACCGCGTCGTCGCCGTGCTCGCTCCGACCGAGGACATCTCGCCGGTATCGCCGGATAACGGAGTCGTTCTCCCGCCGGAGGAGTTCGTCAGCGACGAGTACAATCAGGTCGTCGTCCGCGCCGACTCCGGCGAGGCGGCGAGCCATATCGCGGCGTCGGTCCGCGAGCGGTTGAACGCCCGCGAGGAGCGCGTCACGGTGTTCGAGTTCTCGACCATCCTCGACCAGATCGGCGAGTTCTTCGCGCTTCTCAACGCCTTCCTCTTGGGCCTGGCGGGCATCTCGCTCGTCGTCGCCGGCGTGAGCATCTTCAACGTGATGCTGATGAGTACCTCGGAGCGTCGAGGAGAGATCGGGGTGTTGCGCGCCGTCGGCGTCCAACGACGCGACGTGCTACGGATGCTGGTCGTCGAGGCGGCGCTGCTCGGGACTGTCGGCGGTGCCATCGGGGCGACGCTCAGCGCGCTCGTCACCGCGGGACTCTACTACTTCACGCCGGTGACGCTGGCCGTCGCGCTCGACCCGAGTAACGGCCTCTACCTCGTCGGCGCGTTCGTCTTCGGTGTGGTCGTCAGCCTCGTCAGCGGCCTGTACCCCGCGTGGAGAGCCGCGAACGAACCGCCGGTCGAGGCGCTTCGCGGCTGA
- a CDS encoding ABC transporter ATP-binding protein, producing MTEQSQSLGTAFDATAVNAHDGPTLELRGVRKEYETGGETVVALGGRDARDDEPAGIDFSVEPGEFVAIVGPSGSGKSTLLNMLGLLDEPTAGERYLLGRDVTTLDDEAQTNARKEAIGFVFQDFYLIPTLTATENVELPTIFENDPGATDRARDLLRRVGLGDRLDHTPTELSGGQKQRVAIARALVNQPRVLLADEPTGNLDQETGAQILAEFRRVCETGVSVVAVTHDPQVTEFADRTVRLVDGVIRDRDAAGAGNDVVDVRETDGSHAADGAER from the coding sequence ATGACAGAGCAGTCGCAGTCTCTCGGGACCGCCTTCGACGCGACGGCCGTGAACGCCCACGACGGCCCCACGCTCGAACTGCGAGGGGTGAGAAAGGAGTACGAGACGGGTGGCGAGACGGTCGTCGCACTCGGCGGGCGGGACGCACGGGACGACGAACCGGCCGGGATCGACTTCTCGGTCGAACCGGGCGAGTTCGTCGCCATCGTCGGCCCGAGCGGCAGCGGCAAGTCCACTTTGCTGAACATGCTCGGCCTCCTCGACGAACCGACCGCCGGCGAGCGCTATCTGCTCGGACGGGACGTGACGACGTTGGACGACGAGGCTCAGACGAACGCCAGAAAAGAGGCGATCGGCTTCGTCTTCCAGGACTTCTATCTCATCCCGACGTTGACGGCGACCGAGAACGTCGAACTACCGACCATCTTCGAGAACGACCCGGGGGCGACGGACCGAGCGCGCGACTTACTCCGCCGGGTGGGCCTCGGTGACCGCCTCGACCATACACCGACCGAACTCTCGGGCGGGCAGAAACAGCGTGTCGCCATCGCTCGCGCGCTCGTCAACCAGCCGCGAGTGTTGCTCGCCGACGAACCGACGGGCAACCTCGACCAGGAGACGGGCGCGCAGATTCTCGCGGAGTTCCGCCGCGTCTGCGAGACGGGCGTGAGCGTCGTCGCGGTGACGCACGACCCCCAAGTGACGGAGTTCGCCGACCGGACCGTCCGCCTCGTCGACGGCGTGATCCGCGACCGTGATGCCGCCGGCGCGGGGAACGACGTGGTCGACGTGCGCGAAACGGACGGCTCTCACGCTGCCGACGGAGCCGAACGATGA
- a CDS encoding RNB domain-containing ribonuclease, with amino-acid sequence MSNDAQAQAGTAEGQGPVEIDPELDRHLRNKREELFEEFEIRDEFPPEVRREAKERTENVTEEIRDAVDDRRDLREMTTWTTDPADAQDFDDAISIEEDDEAYTLWVHIADVSHYVHPGSEMWAEAVKRGNTVYLPAYTVHMLPPILAETVCSLVPNEERLAHTVEMRLDKENLGYESIDIYKSVIESDERLTYSQCEKRLDDPDAPLHDEITLSYELADRMHEQRKEDGSLVLNPSRDHAHTIIEECMLKANKAVTHELMWGRGVEAMYRVHPQPTPDQWDKALREIAELDGVKIPGGSWDDPRKAVNAALEEAPPRMLNKIQRAVLKVMPRAKYMNDPFGGHHALNFDIYGHFTSPIRRLSDLINHWIVHENDVPEDLVELCDRASDKQKDGETAERLYKQFMQEVGLDPYAVNNRGLVVVDEDEDDGNEADESEESTGEFGGENDGA; translated from the coding sequence ATGTCGAACGACGCACAAGCGCAGGCTGGCACCGCCGAGGGCCAGGGTCCCGTCGAGATCGACCCCGAACTCGACCGCCACCTGCGGAACAAGCGCGAGGAACTGTTCGAGGAGTTCGAAATCCGCGACGAGTTCCCTCCAGAAGTCCGCCGCGAAGCGAAGGAACGAACCGAGAACGTCACCGAGGAGATTCGCGACGCCGTCGACGACCGCCGTGACCTCCGCGAGATGACGACGTGGACGACCGACCCCGCCGACGCCCAGGACTTCGACGACGCCATCAGCATCGAAGAGGACGACGAGGCGTACACGCTGTGGGTCCACATCGCCGACGTGAGCCACTACGTCCACCCGGGTTCGGAGATGTGGGCCGAGGCGGTCAAACGCGGCAACACCGTCTACCTCCCCGCCTACACCGTCCACATGCTGCCGCCGATTCTCGCCGAGACAGTCTGCTCTCTCGTGCCGAACGAGGAACGGCTCGCGCACACCGTCGAGATGCGCCTCGACAAAGAGAACCTCGGTTACGAATCTATCGACATCTACAAATCGGTCATCGAGAGCGACGAGCGACTCACTTACAGCCAGTGCGAGAAACGACTCGACGACCCCGACGCGCCGCTGCACGACGAGATCACGCTCTCCTACGAACTCGCCGACCGGATGCACGAGCAGCGAAAAGAGGACGGCTCGCTCGTCCTGAACCCGAGTCGTGACCACGCGCACACCATCATCGAAGAGTGCATGCTGAAGGCGAACAAAGCCGTCACGCACGAACTGATGTGGGGTCGCGGCGTCGAGGCGATGTACCGTGTCCACCCGCAGCCGACGCCCGACCAGTGGGACAAAGCCCTGCGAGAGATCGCCGAACTCGACGGCGTGAAGATACCCGGCGGCTCGTGGGACGACCCCCGGAAGGCGGTCAACGCGGCGCTCGAAGAGGCCCCACCGCGGATGCTCAACAAGATTCAGCGCGCCGTGCTGAAGGTGATGCCCCGGGCGAAGTACATGAACGACCCCTTCGGCGGCCACCACGCGCTGAACTTCGACATCTACGGTCACTTCACCTCGCCCATCCGACGGCTCTCGGACCTCATCAACCACTGGATCGTCCACGAGAACGACGTCCCCGAGGACCTCGTCGAACTCTGCGACCGCGCCTCCGACAAGCAGAAAGACGGGGAGACGGCCGAACGTCTCTACAAGCAGTTCATGCAGGAAGTCGGTCTCGACCCCTACGCAGTCAACAACCGCGGCCTCGTCGTCGTCGACGAGGACGAGGATGATGGAAACGAGGCCGACGAGAGCGAAGAGTCGACAGGCGAGTTCGGTGGGGAGAACGACGGCGCGTAG
- a CDS encoding DUF7562 family protein codes for MWRSRTGRDRKTVVCIACGSSVLRSEAREYDKEGDRWNRHGKQFEYLCKDCHRELCWQPRGELESLILDIEQDGLPQAEFLTRYLHAVEDRYGRPED; via the coding sequence ATGTGGCGCTCCCGCACGGGTCGGGACCGGAAGACCGTCGTCTGCATCGCCTGCGGCTCGTCGGTGCTCCGGTCGGAGGCCCGCGAGTACGACAAGGAGGGTGACCGCTGGAACCGCCACGGCAAACAGTTCGAGTATCTCTGTAAAGACTGTCACCGAGAACTCTGCTGGCAACCCCGGGGCGAACTCGAATCGCTCATCCTCGACATCGAACAGGACGGACTCCCGCAGGCGGAGTTTCTCACGCGCTATCTGCACGCGGTCGAAGACCGGTACGGACGACCCGAGGACTGA
- a CDS encoding RNA-binding protein, producing the protein MDVKSRHHLRSDDIKSLETTLSESLGVELDGDTYEFVELTGTEFDLVLVDGSPAVLYVDDEPFLTVRGANEYPPQDHVVTVDAGAVSFVSGGADVMRPGIVDADEDIESGDLVAIAEETHGKVLAVGRALEDGANLVGDAGKVVESVHHVGDDLYQFSV; encoded by the coding sequence ATGGACGTCAAATCGCGTCACCACCTCCGGAGCGACGACATCAAATCGCTGGAGACGACGCTCTCGGAGTCTCTCGGCGTCGAACTCGACGGCGACACCTACGAGTTCGTCGAACTCACCGGCACCGAGTTCGACCTCGTGTTGGTCGACGGCTCGCCGGCGGTCCTCTACGTCGACGACGAACCGTTTCTCACGGTTCGAGGCGCCAACGAGTACCCGCCGCAGGACCACGTCGTCACCGTCGACGCCGGGGCCGTCTCCTTTGTCAGCGGCGGCGCGGACGTGATGCGACCGGGCATCGTCGATGCCGACGAGGACATCGAATCCGGCGACCTCGTCGCCATCGCCGAAGAGACCCACGGAAAAGTGCTCGCCGTCGGACGGGCGCTCGAAGACGGCGCGAACCTCGTCGGCGACGCGGGAAAGGTCGTCGAGTCCGTCCACCACGTCGGCGACGACCTGTACCAGTTCAGCGTCTGA
- a CDS encoding DUF1028 domain-containing protein, translating into MTFSICVREEYEDGDGDEQLRFGVAVTTRLPGVGTLCPFASENGAVATQSLVNVELGRRGVEYVDDGLAVEDALQSLLNADEDSEQRQLHGVDAEGTFAFSGEACNGWYGHVEGENYTVAGNLLVGEEVVEATAEAYESDANGDAPLAERLIDALEAGHEVGGDKREELPVQSAALLVKRTGTEPDGFTDDLRVDATETPVADLRTTYEEAKRGYEIVLERHEEDAEDDPESDSSADATGEE; encoded by the coding sequence GTGACGTTCAGCATCTGCGTCCGCGAGGAGTACGAGGACGGCGACGGCGACGAGCAGTTGCGATTCGGCGTCGCGGTGACGACCCGCCTGCCCGGCGTCGGCACGCTCTGTCCGTTCGCCAGCGAGAACGGCGCGGTGGCGACGCAGAGCCTCGTCAACGTCGAGTTGGGTCGAAGAGGTGTCGAGTACGTCGACGACGGCCTCGCCGTCGAGGACGCGCTGCAGTCGCTTCTGAACGCCGACGAGGACAGCGAACAGCGACAGCTCCACGGCGTCGACGCCGAGGGGACGTTCGCGTTCTCCGGCGAGGCGTGCAACGGCTGGTACGGGCACGTCGAAGGCGAGAACTACACCGTCGCGGGCAATCTGCTCGTCGGCGAGGAGGTCGTCGAGGCGACCGCAGAGGCGTACGAGTCGGACGCCAACGGCGACGCGCCGCTGGCCGAGCGACTTATCGACGCCCTGGAAGCGGGCCACGAAGTCGGCGGCGACAAGCGGGAGGAACTGCCGGTGCAGAGCGCCGCGTTGCTCGTGAAACGAACGGGGACGGAACCCGACGGCTTCACCGACGACCTGCGGGTCGACGCCACGGAGACGCCCGTCGCGGACCTGCGGACCACGTACGAGGAGGCGAAGCGGGGCTACGAGATAGTGCTCGAACGTCACGAGGAAGACGCGGAGGACGACCCGGAAAGCGACAGTTCGGCCGATGCAACCGGCGAAGAGTGA
- a CDS encoding glycosyltransferase, whose product MRVETPGGEDGRTVATAAAALGLSVALCSPVLVISWYGPLIAVLCVLVASGVTFRAVLATGVACLRNPDPPPLPADPPAVSVVVTAYNDADALRGTLDACAELDYPSDRVNVLVGYEAASTDGTVAAARRAAAADSRTRAVERSEPPAGKAAAVNHLLSHVDGDVDVVASLDAGQRLAPGSLSRAVRWLVADAETWCVKGRSYGRNADESLIALCATVERHLAERIMFVARSRLGWFSLFTGGQAFFRAETLAALGPFDEDVLLEDVEMSTRIHARGGRVRVDPSIVATERNPTTLSVWAGQRRRWARGGMQVARRSLTGLLRSPDAPVVTRLDAAYTFAALLSLPVVVLLSPVFLISPVVVPGSVATVELAASDSVLRWLSLSSLFSLSVPYALFLRDAVDGHHHGVREYAAPLVLPAYFALQSVVVLAAFLDEFVLRRPSVYVTSRLDE is encoded by the coding sequence ATGCGGGTCGAGACGCCGGGCGGCGAGGACGGCCGGACGGTCGCGACCGCCGCGGCGGCGCTCGGCCTTTCGGTCGCCCTCTGTTCGCCTGTACTCGTCATTTCGTGGTACGGACCGCTTATCGCCGTGCTATGCGTGCTCGTGGCCTCCGGAGTGACGTTCAGGGCGGTTCTCGCGACCGGCGTCGCGTGTCTGCGAAACCCGGACCCACCGCCGCTGCCGGCGGACCCCCCGGCGGTGAGCGTCGTCGTCACCGCCTACAACGACGCCGATGCCCTCCGTGGGACGCTCGACGCCTGCGCCGAACTCGACTATCCCTCCGACCGCGTGAACGTCCTCGTAGGCTACGAGGCGGCGTCCACCGACGGGACGGTCGCGGCCGCCCGACGCGCGGCGGCCGCCGACTCTCGAACTCGCGCCGTGGAACGCTCGGAACCCCCCGCGGGAAAGGCGGCGGCGGTGAACCACCTGCTTTCTCACGTCGACGGCGACGTCGACGTTGTCGCGAGTCTCGACGCCGGACAACGGCTCGCGCCGGGGTCGCTCTCGCGGGCGGTCCGATGGCTCGTCGCCGACGCGGAGACGTGGTGCGTCAAAGGTCGAAGCTACGGACGTAACGCGGACGAGTCGCTCATCGCGCTCTGTGCGACCGTCGAGCGCCACCTGGCCGAACGGATTATGTTCGTCGCCCGCTCGCGTCTGGGCTGGTTTTCGCTCTTCACCGGCGGGCAGGCGTTCTTCCGCGCCGAAACGCTGGCGGCGCTCGGGCCGTTCGACGAGGACGTGCTGCTCGAAGACGTGGAGATGTCGACGCGCATCCACGCTCGCGGCGGGCGCGTTCGGGTCGACCCGTCCATCGTCGCCACCGAGCGCAACCCGACGACGCTGTCGGTGTGGGCCGGGCAGCGACGGCGGTGGGCGCGCGGCGGAATGCAGGTTGCGCGGCGGTCGCTCACCGGGTTGCTCCGCAGTCCGGACGCCCCCGTGGTCACGCGTCTCGACGCCGCGTACACGTTCGCCGCGTTGCTGTCGCTTCCCGTCGTCGTCCTCCTCTCTCCTGTTTTCTTGATCTCCCCTGTCGTCGTCCCCGGGTCGGTCGCGACTGTCGAACTGGCGGCCTCCGACTCCGTGCTCCGGTGGCTCTCGCTCTCTTCGCTGTTCTCGCTCTCGGTTCCGTACGCGCTCTTCCTTCGCGACGCCGTCGACGGTCACCACCACGGCGTCCGCGAGTACGCGGCCCCGCTGGTGCTTCCGGCGTACTTCGCGCTGCAGAGCGTGGTGGTGCTCGCGGCGTTCCTCGACGAGTTCGTGCTCCGCCGACCGTCGGTGTACGTCACGAGTCGGCTCGACGAGTAG
- a CDS encoding cell division protein SepF — MGIMSKILGNGQRSTEDYVELDLDDFDTAQGEAGMTVHIAEIAGQQDVIAIKDAVYDGDFVIADITRLRTQDRTVEHIVDELQQVAREVDGDIVQKGDDQLILAPTGVKIARQKLD, encoded by the coding sequence ATGGGTATCATGAGCAAGATTCTCGGGAACGGACAGCGCTCCACCGAGGACTACGTCGAACTCGACCTCGACGACTTCGACACCGCACAGGGCGAGGCGGGAATGACAGTTCACATCGCCGAGATCGCCGGACAGCAGGACGTTATCGCCATCAAAGACGCGGTCTACGACGGCGATTTCGTCATCGCGGACATCACGCGACTTCGCACGCAGGACCGAACGGTCGAGCACATCGTCGACGAACTCCAGCAGGTCGCCCGCGAGGTCGACGGCGACATCGTACAGAAGGGTGACGACCAACTCATTCTCGCGCCGACCGGCGTGAAGATCGCCCGGCAGAAACTGGACTGA
- a CDS encoding O-methyltransferase yields the protein MRRAAFTNVPSWTKPLATRCFYTLYPGASWQLYQQKSRSREAFADRFFDSRAEFEAYEEEFEQSRVPGLLYQAWQAHSQPIYDSHKEECVRYYALVRKQKPTTVVETGVYSGVSTLAVLAALDRNDSGRLYSIDCSTQFDELDPETKRHYERRRPSCCEDGSHLLPSGKQPGWIVPEGLRDRWTLVAGRPQRELPLLLDEVGKIDMFVHDSEHSETGMLFEFDLAWEHLSPGGVLVSPHVGWNDAFDTFVTERVQEAEHGELAVHYVYFDEYDGPGWCRYARKPLDTATDDATNGHRATEIAADSVADD from the coding sequence ATGCGTCGCGCCGCATTCACGAACGTTCCTTCGTGGACCAAGCCGCTGGCGACGAGATGTTTCTACACGCTGTATCCCGGCGCGTCCTGGCAACTTTACCAGCAAAAGAGCCGCTCCCGCGAAGCGTTCGCCGACCGCTTCTTCGACAGCAGAGCGGAGTTCGAGGCGTACGAAGAGGAGTTCGAGCAGAGTCGAGTCCCCGGTTTGCTCTACCAGGCGTGGCAGGCGCACTCGCAGCCGATATACGACTCGCACAAGGAGGAGTGCGTCCGCTACTACGCGCTCGTCAGAAAGCAGAAACCCACGACCGTCGTCGAGACGGGCGTCTACAGCGGCGTCTCGACGCTCGCCGTGCTCGCCGCGCTCGACCGCAACGACTCCGGGCGACTGTACTCCATCGACTGTTCGACGCAGTTCGACGAACTCGACCCCGAGACGAAACGACACTACGAGCGGCGACGACCCTCCTGCTGTGAGGACGGCAGTCACCTCCTGCCGTCGGGGAAACAACCCGGCTGGATCGTTCCCGAGGGCCTCCGCGACCGCTGGACACTCGTCGCCGGACGACCACAGCGCGAACTGCCCCTCCTACTGGACGAGGTGGGTAAAATCGACATGTTCGTCCACGACTCCGAGCACTCGGAGACGGGGATGCTGTTCGAGTTCGACCTCGCGTGGGAGCATCTCTCTCCCGGTGGCGTGCTCGTCTCCCCGCACGTCGGGTGGAACGACGCGTTCGACACGTTCGTCACCGAACGCGTGCAAGAGGCCGAACACGGCGAACTCGCGGTTCACTACGTCTATTTCGACGAGTACGACGGACCCGGCTGGTGTCGGTACGCCCGAAAGCCGCTCGACACGGCGACCGACGACGCGACCAACGGCCACCGAGCGACCGAGATCGCGGCGGACTCGGTCGCCGACGACTGA